From the genome of Bacteroides sp. MSB163, one region includes:
- a CDS encoding smalltalk protein: MKKSVWKKILKVVMAIVSATLGALGGGAMK, translated from the coding sequence ATGAAAAAGTCTGTTTGGAAGAAAATCCTGAAAGTGGTGATGGCTATTGTTTCGGCCACACTGGGAGCACTGGGAGGCGGTGCGATGAAATGA
- a CDS encoding Cof-type HAD-IIB family hydrolase, with product MKYKLLVLDVDGTLLDSEKKISKRTLAALLKVQQMGVRIVLASGRPTYGLMPIAKALELGNYGGFILSYNGGQIINAQSGKILFERRINPEMLPYLEKKSRKNGFSIFTYHEDTIITDSPENEHIRREAELNGLEIIAETEFSIAVDFAPCKCMLVSDDEEALVGLEDHWRRRLNGALDVFRSEPYFLEVVPCSIDKSNTLGALLEKLGINSEEVIAIGDGVCDVSMIQSAGLGIAMGNAQDSVKVCADRITASNDEDGVAEAVEKAILAEIRPADVPLDQLNQRARHALMGNLGIQYTYASEDRVEATMPVDERTRQPFGILHGGASLALAETVAGLGSMILCKPDEIVVGMQVSGNHISSAHEGDTVRAVATIVHKGRSSHVWNVDVFTSTAKLVSSVRVVNSILKKG from the coding sequence ATGAAATACAAACTATTAGTTCTTGATGTAGACGGAACTTTGCTTGATAGTGAGAAGAAAATCAGCAAGCGGACACTGGCCGCCTTGTTGAAAGTGCAACAGATGGGTGTACGCATCGTATTAGCTTCCGGCAGGCCCACCTATGGCCTTATGCCCATTGCCAAGGCTCTGGAACTGGGCAATTACGGAGGCTTCATTCTCTCCTACAATGGCGGGCAAATTATCAATGCTCAAAGTGGCAAAATACTCTTTGAGCGTAGGATAAACCCCGAAATGCTGCCCTATCTTGAAAAGAAATCCCGTAAGAACGGGTTCTCCATTTTTACGTATCACGAAGATACCATCATCACCGACTCGCCCGAGAACGAGCACATACGCCGCGAAGCCGAGCTGAATGGCCTGGAGATAATTGCCGAAACCGAATTCTCGATAGCGGTGGACTTTGCCCCTTGCAAGTGCATGCTGGTAAGCGATGACGAAGAAGCCCTCGTGGGACTGGAAGACCACTGGCGCCGAAGGTTGAACGGAGCGCTGGATGTATTTCGTTCGGAACCTTATTTTCTGGAAGTGGTGCCCTGTTCCATTGATAAATCCAATACGCTGGGTGCCTTGCTTGAGAAGTTGGGCATCAACTCCGAAGAAGTCATCGCCATCGGCGACGGAGTTTGCGATGTCTCCATGATACAATCCGCCGGACTGGGTATCGCCATGGGAAATGCCCAAGATTCGGTGAAAGTCTGTGCCGACCGCATCACCGCCTCCAACGATGAAGATGGCGTGGCCGAAGCCGTGGAGAAGGCAATACTTGCCGAAATCCGCCCCGCCGACGTGCCCCTGGACCAACTCAACCAGCGTGCCCGCCATGCATTGATGGGAAATCTGGGCATACAATACACTTACGCCTCCGAAGACAGGGTAGAGGCTACCATGCCCGTGGACGAACGTACCCGCCAACCTTTCGGCATTCTGCACGGAGGTGCCAGCCTGGCATTGGCTGAAACCGTGGCCGGACTAGGTTCCATGATACTTTGCAAGCCGGACGAAATAGTGGTCGGCATGCAAGTCAGCGGAAACCATATCTCCTCCGCCCATGAGGGGGATACGGTAAGGGCTGTTGCAACCATCGTGCATAAAGGCCGCTCCTCGCATGTGTGGAATGTGGATGTGTTTACTTCTACGGCCAAGCTCGTGTCTTCAGTGCGTGTAGTCAATAGCATACTGAAAAAAGGATGA
- a CDS encoding HU family DNA-binding protein has translation MSILYKKVWRFLNPLDKKSIKKIYPVITYKYGVAMDLKQIAKKISRLSGVSEGVVNSVLKDFRTELKEELLLGRSVNIDGLGFFYLAAHSKGTETAEAFTANDITGLRVCFRANKEIRITASGSTRSEGLSLKDVDRINDELPTEEGGGGSSSGEGGLDENPLG, from the coding sequence ATGAGTATTTTGTACAAGAAGGTTTGGCGATTCCTGAATCCGCTGGACAAGAAGTCGATAAAGAAGATATATCCGGTAATCACCTATAAATATGGTGTGGCGATGGATCTGAAGCAGATTGCGAAAAAGATCAGCCGACTTTCCGGTGTGAGTGAAGGTGTGGTGAACTCTGTGTTGAAAGATTTCCGTACGGAGTTGAAAGAAGAACTGCTTCTGGGGCGGTCGGTAAACATTGACGGACTGGGATTTTTTTATCTTGCCGCCCATAGCAAGGGCACAGAAACGGCGGAGGCGTTTACGGCAAATGATATCACCGGTTTGCGCGTCTGCTTCCGTGCCAATAAAGAAATCCGTATTACGGCTAGTGGAAGTACACGTTCCGAAGGACTTAGCCTCAAAGATGTAGACCGCATCAATGATGAACTTCCGACCGAAGAAGGCGGTGGAGGGTCGTCGTCAGGTGAGGGTGGACTGGATGAAAATCCACTTGGATAG
- a CDS encoding HipA domain-containing protein, with protein MCYSGRYGEFIFALCFFKNDEATYITRHFDFITPNGDAHLKNFSLIDRNEEYRLSPAYNLINISLHLVEPRIFALDKDSFRKGMKLLDKYQVSRTDFEEFGCRIGLPERVVKRELDAFAKENQMVKVLIERSFLSDILKRQY; from the coding sequence ATTTGCTATAGTGGTAGATACGGAGAGTTTATATTTGCGCTTTGTTTTTTCAAGAATGATGAAGCAACTTACATTACTCGCCATTTTGACTTTATCACTCCCAATGGCGATGCTCATCTAAAGAATTTTTCGCTGATTGATAGAAATGAGGAATATCGTCTTTCGCCAGCTTACAATTTGATAAACATTTCCTTACATTTAGTAGAGCCCCGCATTTTTGCCCTTGACAAAGATTCGTTCCGCAAAGGCATGAAACTTTTGGATAAGTATCAAGTGAGTAGAACCGATTTCGAAGAATTCGGTTGCCGTATTGGACTTCCAGAGCGGGTTGTAAAACGAGAATTAGATGCATTTGCAAAAGAAAATCAGATGGTAAAGGTATTGATTGAGCGTTCTTTCTTGTCGGATATATTAAAACGTCAATATTGA
- a CDS encoding toxin-antitoxin system YwqK family antitoxin: MIENELDNGLQEPPVESAKKNNTRTLVKRTLAIAGLALVVYFLYSIVHLFVSPDRNIQQIYLVPEDAAFIIQSSAPIDDWAKFSGSVTWQCLKRAKAFEDVTRNVETLDTVVRSNKMLLSLVGKRDMLISIHKVRARDWDFLIVLDMQKASKMDLLKDQLETVLTMAGSSVTNRMHNGINILEMRDSDTRDIFYCAFVDNHFVGSYTSKLVESAIDSRNKPKIGLDHSFIEAEKLVSGKGLVRVFINYARLSQFLNIYLGTGNEYIDMFSNSMDFAGLYFNTDHKRMEVKGYTLRKDTADPYIMALLNSGKHRMKAHEILSGRTALYINIGFSNPVTFVKELEDALAVHDPQWCESYRSSRKKIENLFDISLEENFLSWMSGEFAITQSEPGLLGHDPELILAIGVKSIKYARKNMEFIEKKIRRRTPLRIKTVDYKGFEINYVEMKGFFRLFFGGLFDKFEKPYYTYVGDYVVFSNKASSLLSFVEDYDQKNLLKDNPGFKNAFSYLNSSSTVFLYTDVHKFYYQLKPMMNAVTWGEIQSDKEIVYSFPYWTMQITGDGQSASLQCVMDYKPYQPEEVVVAVVVDDEADEVMNEDAETEKEQMSELQRFYVEKFEGNVLREFYPEGALKSEAEVKEGKRHGRYREYYENGKLKLRGKYGNNIPKGTWKYYTEEGEFERKEKY, from the coding sequence ATGATCGAAAATGAATTGGACAACGGGCTACAAGAACCACCCGTTGAATCCGCTAAGAAGAACAATACTCGGACCCTCGTAAAAAGAACACTTGCGATTGCCGGTTTAGCCTTGGTTGTATATTTTTTGTACTCCATCGTTCACCTGTTTGTTTCGCCTGACCGTAACATTCAGCAAATCTATCTGGTGCCCGAAGACGCGGCCTTTATCATCCAGTCCTCGGCACCCATCGACGATTGGGCAAAATTCAGCGGAAGCGTAACCTGGCAATGCCTGAAGCGGGCGAAAGCTTTCGAGGACGTCACTCGGAATGTGGAAACGCTCGACACCGTGGTCCGAAGCAATAAAATGTTGTTATCGCTTGTGGGCAAACGAGATATGCTCATCTCGATCCATAAAGTCCGTGCCCGTGATTGGGATTTCCTGATTGTGTTGGACATGCAAAAGGCCTCCAAGATGGACTTGTTGAAGGATCAGCTTGAAACGGTGCTCACCATGGCAGGCAGTTCCGTAACCAACCGGATGCACAACGGGATTAACATCCTTGAAATGCGCGATTCAGATACGCGCGATATTTTTTATTGCGCCTTCGTGGACAACCATTTTGTAGGTTCCTATACCTCCAAGCTTGTAGAGTCGGCCATCGACTCACGCAACAAGCCCAAAATCGGTCTCGATCATTCTTTTATCGAAGCCGAAAAACTGGTGTCCGGCAAAGGACTTGTCCGCGTTTTTATCAATTATGCACGCCTGTCCCAATTCCTGAATATTTATCTGGGAACCGGAAACGAGTACATCGATATGTTCAGCAATTCCATGGATTTTGCCGGACTCTATTTTAATACCGACCACAAACGGATGGAGGTGAAAGGATATACCTTGCGGAAAGACACCGCCGATCCGTACATCATGGCCTTGCTGAACTCGGGTAAGCACCGGATGAAAGCCCACGAAATTCTGTCCGGACGGACGGCACTCTATATCAACATCGGTTTCAGCAATCCGGTGACTTTTGTAAAGGAACTGGAGGATGCACTCGCGGTCCACGATCCGCAATGGTGCGAATCTTATAGGAGTTCCCGGAAGAAGATTGAAAACCTGTTCGACATCTCTCTGGAAGAAAACTTCCTGAGCTGGATGTCGGGAGAATTTGCCATCACCCAATCCGAGCCGGGACTGTTGGGGCACGATCCGGAACTGATTCTGGCCATCGGTGTCAAAAGCATCAAGTACGCCCGTAAAAATATGGAGTTTATAGAAAAGAAGATCAGGCGGCGTACCCCGCTCCGGATAAAGACGGTTGATTATAAGGGATTTGAAATCAACTATGTGGAAATGAAGGGCTTCTTCCGTTTGTTCTTCGGAGGGCTGTTCGACAAGTTCGAAAAACCCTATTACACGTACGTGGGCGATTATGTGGTGTTTAGCAACAAAGCCTCGTCTCTGCTCTCATTTGTAGAAGATTACGATCAGAAGAACCTGTTGAAGGATAATCCGGGATTTAAAAATGCCTTCTCGTACCTGAATTCGAGCTCTACCGTTTTCTTATATACGGATGTACATAAGTTTTATTATCAGCTGAAGCCTATGATGAATGCCGTTACGTGGGGAGAGATACAATCGGACAAGGAGATTGTCTACTCATTTCCCTATTGGACCATGCAGATTACGGGAGACGGCCAGTCCGCCTCGTTGCAATGCGTGATGGACTATAAGCCTTATCAACCGGAAGAAGTGGTCGTAGCGGTGGTAGTCGACGATGAAGCCGACGAAGTGATGAACGAAGATGCCGAAACTGAGAAAGAGCAAATGAGTGAGTTGCAACGCTTCTATGTTGAGAAATTTGAGGGCAACGTCTTGCGGGAGTTTTATCCCGAAGGAGCGTTGAAGAGTGAAGCGGAAGTGAAAGAAGGAAAACGCCACGGACGCTATCGCGAATATTATGAGAACGGCAAACTGAAACTCCGTGGAAAATACGGAAATAACATACCCAAGGGCACATGGAAGTACTATACGGAGGAGGGAGAGTTTGAACGGAAAGAGAAGTATTAA